TCACGTTCCCCGTAGTCACGATGAACTTGGGCTCTCGCTTCCGTCCTCCCGCCGACCGCCGGAGGCCCTCCAGAAACCGCTCGGGCTCCTTCAAATGCTCGATGACGTCGAGGAGCAGCACGTAATCGAAGTCACGGAGGTCCAGGCCCAAGGGCGCTCGCTCGTCCCGCACCAGGAAATCCTCGAAGACGCCCGTCGGCCCGGGCGGGAACCGGTCCACACCGACGATGCGGCAATTCTTCTTCGCCAGTTCCCGGGATACGAAGCCCGGACCGCAGCCGATATCGAGCACCCGCGCACCCGCCGGCACCGCGTCGATGGCCACGGTATGCGAGGAGCGGTACCCGAGCTTCACCCGGTAATGCAGGTTGCCGGGTCCCTCGACGTCGAACTTCCGGTCGTAGAGGAGGCCCAGGCCGTGGAGCCGGCTGGCCAGGGTGGTCCGAACGACGTCCTTGGCGTACCGGAGGCCGTTCACGCGGCAGATCTCGTCTCCGTAGTACGTCGGGATGGGGACCTCCTCGATCCGGCAGCGCGCCAGCATGAGCTGGATGATGATCTCCGTGTCGAAGTGAAACAGGTTCGAGTTGTACTCGAACGGCACGCGGGCCAGAGCCGAAACGCGGTAGGCGCGAAACCCGGAATGGAACTCGGACAGCCTCGATCCCAGGAGATAGTTCTGCGTGCGGGTCAGGATCTTGTTCCCGACGAATTTGTAGAGCGGCATCCCCCCTTTCCGGGCGCCGCCTCTGGTGAGCATGCGTGACCCGAGCACGGCGTCCGCCCTTCCGTCGATCAACGGTTGCAGGAGATCGGGGATGCGCTCGGGGGCGTACTGACCGTCCCCGTGCAAGAGGACCACGAAGTCGAACCCGTGGCGCAGGGCATAGGTATACCCGAGCTTCTGATTGCCGCCATAGCCCTGATTATCGTTGTTAAAGAGCAGCGTCACGCGATGCCGGCTTCGCGCCGCCGAGCGGACCCCGACTTCGAAGGTCCGGTCACCGGACGAGTCGTCGATGACGAGGATCTCAGTCGGAAACG
This region of Candidatus Methylomirabilota bacterium genomic DNA includes:
- a CDS encoding bifunctional glycosyltransferase/class I SAM-dependent methyltransferase, translating into MTPPKILIFVVAYEAESTLERVLARIPPEVFAFPTEILVIDDSSGDRTFEVGVRSAARSRHRVTLLFNNDNQGYGGNQKLGYTYALRHGFDFVVLLHGDGQYAPERIPDLLQPLIDGRADAVLGSRMLTRGGARKGGMPLYKFVGNKILTRTQNYLLGSRLSEFHSGFRAYRVSALARVPFEYNSNLFHFDTEIIIQLMLARCRIEEVPIPTYYGDEICRVNGLRYAKDVVRTTLASRLHGLGLLYDRKFDVEGPGNLHYRVKLGYRSSHTVAIDAVPAGARVLDIGCGPGFVSRELAKKNCRIVGVDRFPPGPTGVFEDFLVRDERAPLGLDLRDFDYVLLLDVIEHLKEPERFLEGLRRSAGGRKREPKFIVTTGNVTFWIVRLQMLLGNFNYGKRGILDLTHTRLYTFRTLRALFEQCGFRVERLGGIPAPFPEALGLNRLSRFLVWVNDILIQVARGLFSYQIFMVVTATPTVDALLDDSMAGSPVKAAALRP